A portion of the Cololabis saira isolate AMF1-May2022 chromosome 17, fColSai1.1, whole genome shotgun sequence genome contains these proteins:
- the LOC133463923 gene encoding calpain-1 catalytic subunit-like: protein MYPAGGISASIHANRLRSEGMGSKDQAVLFSNQDYEALKQDCVESGCLFEDPCFPAEPPSLGFKELAPHSSKTRDVVWIRPTELTDDPQFIVGGATRTDICQGALGDCWLLAAIGSLTLNERLLHRVVPHGQSFQDDYAGIFHFQFWQFGEWVDVVIDDRLPVKDGELMFVHSAEGNEFWSALLEKAYAKLNGSYEALSGGSTTEGFEDFTGGVSEMYELRKAPRDLYRIISKALERGSLLGCSIDITSAFDMEAVTFKKLVKGHAYSVTALKEVDYRGDTVRLIRIRNPWGQVEWTGAWSDNSPEWDEVDPSDQEDLMEDGEFWMSFSEFLRQFSRLEICNLTPDVLSEDAVSHWNTMKFYGMWRKGSTAGGCRNHPNTFWINPQYKITLLEEDDDPEDDEVACSFLVALMQKDRRRYRRQGGDMHTIGFAVYEIPEEYRGCQNVHLKKNFFLSHSSCARSETFINLREVSTRLRLPPGEYLIVPSTFEAGQEADFVLRVFTEKQSETEELDDEISADFGDEEEITEDTIDDSFKAMFAQLAGEDMEISIRELRTILNRVVSRHKDLKTDGFSMESCRTMINLMDKDGSARLGLVEFQILWNKIRKWLVTFREFDLDKSGAMSSYEMRLAVEAAGFKLNNQLNQILVARYAENEMVDFDNFICCLVKLEAMFRSFQQFDKEGTGEAEMTLTEWLYLTMCG from the exons ATGTATCCAGCCGGGGGGATATCTGCAAGCATACACGCCAACAGGCTCCGGTCGGAGGGCATGGGCTCCAAGGACCAGGCCGTGCTCTTCTCCAATCAGGACTACGAGGCGCTGAAGCAGGACTGTGTGGAGTCGGGATGTCTGTTCGAAGACCCCTGCTTCCCTGCTGAACCTCCATCTCTGGGCTTTAAGGAGCTCGCACCGCACTCCTCTAAAACAAGAGATGTGGTTTGGATTAGGCCCACG GAACTGACCGATGACCCCCAGTTCATTGTGGGTGGGGCCACCAGAACAGACATCTGTCAGGGTGCTCTTG GTGACTGCTGGCTCTTAGCAGCCATCGGCTCCCTGACTCTGAATGAGAGGCTCCTTCATCGGGTCGTTCCGCACGGCCAGTCCTTTCAGGATGACTACGCTGGAATCTTCCACTTTCAG TTCTGGCAGTTTGGCGAATGGGTAGATGTTGTGATTGACGATCGACTGCCTGTCAAAGACGGGGAGCTGATGTTTGTCCATTCAGCCGAAGGCAATGAATTCTGGAGCGCACTCCTGGAGAAAGCCTATGCCAA GCTAAATGGCTCCTACGAGGCTCTGTCTGGAGGAAGCACCACTGAGGGGTTTGAAGACTTCACAGGTGGTGTGTCTGAGATGTACGAGCTGCGCAAGGCTCCTCGAGATCTGTACAGGATAATCAGCAAAGCTCTGGAGAGAGGCTCCCTGCTGGGTTGCTCTATCGAT ATCACTAGTGCCTTCGACATGGAGGCCGTTACGTTCAAGAAGCTCGTGAAGGGCCATGCCTACTCGGTGACTGCATTGAAGGAG GTTGATTACCGTGGTGACACGGTGCGCCTTATCCGAATACGTAACCCCTGGGGCCAGGTGGAATGGACCGGTGCCTGGAGTGACAA TTCCCCTGAATGGGATGAGGTTGACCCTTCGGACCAGGAAGACTTGATGGAGGATGGGGAATTTTG GATGTCTTTCAGTGAATTCTTGCGACAGTTTTCTCGACTTGAGATCTGTAACTTGACTCCAGACGTACTTAGTGAGGACGCTGTCAGCCACTGGAACACCATGAAGTTCTACGGCATGTGGAGGAAAGGCAGCACAGCGGGGGGCTGCAGGAACCATCCCA ACACGTTTTGGATCAACCCCCAGTACAAAATCACGTTactggaggaggatgatgaccCGGAAGACGATGAGGTGGCGTGCAGTTTTTTGGTAGCCCTCATGCAGAAGGACCGCCGCAGATATCGGCGTCAGGGTGGGGACATGCACACCATTGGCTTTGCTGTCTACGAG ATTCCAGAAGAG TACAGAGGCTGCCAGAATGTCCACTTGAAGAAAAACTTCTTTTTGAGTCATTCGTCATGTGCTCGCTCAGAGACGTTCATCAACCTGCGGGAGGTGAGCACACGGCTGCGTCTGCCCCCCGGGGAGTACCTCATTGTCCCCTCGACCTTTGAGGCTGGCCAAGAGGCCGACTTTGTGCTCCGAGTCTTCACTGAAAAACAGTCAGAAACAGA AGAGCTGGACGATGAAATCTCTGCTGACTTTGGAGATGAG GAGGAAATAACAGAAGATACCATTGATGACTCTTTTAAGGCCATGTTTGCACAACTAGCAGGAGAG GACATGGAGATTTCTATTCGTGAGCTTCGGACCATTCTTAACAGAGTCGTCTCCCGCC ACAAGGATCTGAAGACTGATGGCTTCAGTATGGAATCATGCAGGACCATGATCAACCTGATGGAT AAAGACGGCAGTGCCCGCTTAGGACTTGTGGAGTTTCAGATCCTCTGGAACAAGATCCGAAAGTGGCTG GTCACTTTCAGGGAGTTTGATCTCGACAAGTCGGGGGCCATGAGCTCATACGAGATGCGTCTTGCTGTGGAGGCAGCAG GTTTCAAACTAAATAACCAGCTGAACCAGATTCTGGTCGCCAGGTATGCAGAGAATGAAATGGTCGACTTTGATAACTTCATCTGCTGCTTGGTCAAGCTTGAAGCGATGTTTA GGTCTTTCCAGCAGTTTGACAAAGAGGGAACAGGAGAGGCTGAGATGACTCTCACAGAG TGGCTTTACCTGACGATGTGTGGATGA
- the LOC133464168 gene encoding calpain-2 catalytic subunit-like, whose protein sequence is MTSTAGRLAHEQERKDGTGTNEKAVKFCQQDYESLRQQCLQGGGLFEDVCFPAERKSLGYNELGPYSSKTRGIVWTRPTELCSNPKFIDDGATRTDICQGALGDCWLLAAIASLTLDPRILARVVPPGQSFTEDYAGIFHFQFWQYGEWVDVVIDDRLPTRDGKLLFVHSEEGSEFWSALLEKAYAKLNGSYEALTGGNTIEGFEDFTGGIAEIYTLSEAPPQLFQIIQKALSRGSLLGCSIDITSAYETEAVTALKLVKGHAYSVTGAEKVNFRGRAVQLVRIRNPWGQVEWTGPWSDGSSEWNHVSEDEKSKMNHVAEDGEFWMSYSDFIKHFSKLEICNLTPDTLASDDVGHWNNYQFEGMWRVGSTAGGCRNHAATFSSNPQFVINLEDVDDDPLDGEDGCTFLVGLMQKDGRKLRRLNRSLQTVGFAIYKLPEEYKGCSNVHLGPDVLLRQRAVAMSSTFINAREVCDRFRLPPGQYAIIPSTFLPHKNGSFLLRVFSEKKADAGKLEENIDAEIEEEEISESDVDPHFKDIFKQISGSDMEVSVFELIEILNNIVSNRSDIKTNGFSLETGRQIVSLLDKDESDKLGLMEFHLLWNKIQKYLDIFQSHDTDNSGTMSSHEMRGAANEAGFHINSAVLEAIVSRYANAQYAIDFDSFVACLIKLEMLFKMFKALERGDSGKIELSLQQWMCLAVY, encoded by the exons ATGACGTCCACAGCAGGTCGACTGGCCCATGAGCAGGAGAGGAAGGATGGAACCGGCACCAATGAGAAGGCTGTGAAGTTCTGCCAGCAGGATTACGAGTCTCTGCGGCAGCAGTGTTTGCAGGGCGGTGGCCTCTTTGAGGATGTCTGCTTCCCAGCTGAACGCAAGTCCCTAGGCTACAATGAGCTGGGGCCCTACTCATCAAAGACCCGGGGCATTGTTTGGACAAGGCCAACG GAGCTATGTTCCAACCCAAAGTTCATTGATGATGGAGCCACAAGGACGGACATTTGTCAAGGAGCTCTGG GGGACTGCTGGCTTCTGGCAGCCATAGCTTCTCTGACTCTTGACCCGCGGATCCTGGCCAGAGTGGTGCCCCCCGGACAGAGTTTCACCGAAGATTATGCTGGAATCTTTCACTTTCAG TTCTGGCAGTACGGTGAGTGGGTGGATGTGGTCATTGATGACCGTTTACCCACCAGAGATGGAAAGCTGCTGTTTGTTCACTCAGAAGAAGGATCAGAGTTCTGGAGCGCTTTGCTGGAGAAGGCCTATGCAAA GTTGAATGGCAGCTATGAAGCGTTGACGGGAGGAAACACTATCGAGGGTTTTGAGGATTTCACAGGAGGAATAGCAGAAATATACACCCTGAGCGAGGCTCCACCGCAACTCTTCCAAATCATCCAGAAGGCCCTGAGCCGCGGTTCCCTGTTGGGCTGCTCTATCGAT ATCACCAGTGCATATGAGACAGAGGCAGTAACAGCGTTAAAGCTTGTAAAGGGACATGCATACAGTGTAACAGGTGCAGAGAAG GTTAATTTTCGAGGTAGGGCAGTGCAGCTGGTCCGCATCAGGAACCCCTGGGGTCAGGTGGAGTGGACTGGGCCTTGGAGTGATGG ATCCAGTGAATGGAACCATGTCAGTGAAGATGAAAAATCAAAGATGAACCATGTGGCTGAAGATGGAGAGTTCTG GATGTCCTATTCAGACTTCATCAAGCACTTCTCCAAGCTGGAGATCTGCAATCTGACCCCCGACACGCTCGCAAGTGACGACGTTGGCCACTGGAACAACTACCAGTTTGAAGGGATGTGGCGAGTCGGCTCCACTGCTGGAGGCTGCCGCAATCATGCAG CCACATTCTCGTCCAACCCTCAGTTTGTGATAAATCTGGAGGATGTGGATGATGATCCTCTAGATGGGGAAGATGGATGCACCTTTCTGGTGGGGCTGATGCAAAAGGATGGACGGAAGCTGAGGAGGCTGAACCGCAGCCTCCAGACCGTTGGTTTCGCCATTTATAAG CTCCCAGAGGAG TACAAAGGCTGCAGCAACGTGCACCTTGGTCCCGACGTCCTGCTGCGCCAGAGAGCTGTGGCCATGAGCAGCACCTTCATCAACGCACGTGAAGTGTGTGACCGCTTCAGGCTCCCTCCCGGACAATATGCCATCATCCCCTCTACCTTCTTGCCTCACAAGAATGGCAGTTTCCTTCTCAGAGTCTTCTCAGAGAAAAAGGCTGACGCCGG TAAACTGGAGGAGAACATTGATGCTGAAATAGAGGAG GAAGAGATATCTGAAAGTGATGTGGATCCTCATTTCAAGGACATCTTCAAGCAGATTTCTGGCAGC GACATGGAGGTATCTGTCTTTGAACTGATTGAAATTTTGAACAACATTGTTTCTAACC GTTCTGACATCAAGACGAATGGATTCAGCCTCGAAACAGGTCGCCAAATAGTCAGCCTGCTTGAT AAAGACGAGAGCGACAAGTTGGGACTGATGGAGTTCCACCTGCTTTGGAACAAAATCCAGAAATACCTG GACATCTTCCAGAGTCATGACACGGACAACTCTGGCACCATGAGCTCCCATGAAATGAGAGGTGCCGCTAATGAAGCAG GTTTCCACATTAACAGTGCTGTCCTGGAGGCCATCGTCAGTCGCTATGCCAACGCCCAGTACGCCATAGACTTCGACAGTTTCGTGGCCTGTCTGATTAAACTTGAAATGCTTTTCA AAATGTTCAAAGCCCTGGAGAGAGGGGACTCTGGGAAGATAGAGCTGAGCTTGCAACAG TGGATGTGCCTGGCAGTCTATTAG